GCAAACCCTGCGTAGCATAAGGCGGAATACCTGTATTCCCAATCTTGCCATAACTTGCACGCAATTTCAGGTTATCAAAGAATCCCGTTCCCTGCATAAAACGCTCCTTCGTGATATTCCACCCCAAAGCCACAGAAGGGAAATATCCCCACTTATGCCCCGGAGCAAAACGTGATGAACCATCTGCACGAACAGTCAGGGTAACAAGGTACCTGTCATCATATCCATAATTCACACGACCCATATAGGACAAGATCGTCCATGTTCCCAGGCTACTTCCAATTCCCGTTACATTCGCAGCCTGCCCTAAACCATAATACTCCTGCCACTCCACCGGGATACCTCTTACCGAAGCAGAGGAACTATCCTCCCGCTGGCGTTGCACACTATACAATGCCGTCACACCTAAATTATGTTTCTCATGAAAAGTCTTATTGTAGGTCAACAGGTTCTCTATCGTATAAGCCCACACGAACTGGCTCTGTTTTGTAGCAGTCGCATCGCCTCCCCCTATGAGCAGGTCAGTACTATTCTTCCCCAAAAACAATCCATAGTTATTCTGCTGCAGATCTGTTCCTACATTCAGGCGATATTTCAAACCATCGAGAATGGCCACTTCGCCATACAGACTATTGAAGAACCGAAGATGATATAAATTCTCTACCCTATTCCCGGGTACATAATTCAATAAAGCATTGGGTTGCTGGTTATCACCGGTTGGGTAGGTAATAAGATGTCCATTGGCATCATAAGGATCTGCGATTGGTAACATTTTCAATGCATCTCCCATTCCATTATAACTACTGCCTTTGCGCGTACTGTAAGCAGCAGACATCGATGTACCCACTGTAATGCGCTTACCTATTTCCTGGTCCACCGCTACATGCAGGTTATAGCGCTCATAACTCTGCAATTTCAACACACCCTGGTCTTTAAAATATCCCCCCGTTACCGAATACCTGGTCTTATCCGTTCCTCCACTTACACCAAGCGAGTGCCTTGTTTGCCATCCCGAACTAATCAACAGATCCTGCCAATCCGTATTCACACCTCTCTTAATATTAGCCAGCTCCGTCGTATTAAAAATCTTAGCATCAGCAGCAGCTGGGTTATTATCATCATAAGTGCCAGTGGTACGATACGCCTCCCGCTTCATTTCAATATACTGCTGACTATCCATCATATCCGTACGACCCAGGGCATGCACATAGCCATATATACCACTATAACTTACCACGGGTCTGCTGGCACTCTTCCCTTTTCGCGAGGTGATCAGCACCACCCCATTTGCACCACGCGAACCATAAATAGCAGTGGCCGAGGCATCTTTCAATATATCCATCGAACTGATGTCCGAGGGATTGATATCATTCATCGCACCCGCAAACGGAATTCCATCTACCACATACAAAGGATCATTCCCTGCAGAAAGCGATCGGGTACCTCTCACACGTACCCTGGGTTCATCACCCGGCTTCGCACTATTATTAATAACATCAATACCCGGTGTCCTCCCCTGCAATGCCTGCTGTGCATTGGTAACCGGCACTTCCATAATTGCCTTGCTGCTGATAGAAGCAATAGAACCTGTTACATCCTTCTTCTTCTGTTGTCCATACCCTACTACGACCACCTCTTCCAGTTTCTTGTTGTCTTCGGCCAACTTCACATCAAGCGTAGTCCTGTTATTAACGGGAATTTCCTGTTGCAAATACCCAATAAACGAAATGACGATAGTAGCGCCGGGCGAGACTTTCAACTTATAAGCACCCATCGCATCAGTAACAGTACCTGTCGATTTTCCTTTTACGGCTACCGTAGCCCCAATAACAGGATTACCATCCGGTGATGTCACCCTTCCCGATAGATTAACAAGCTGTTGCGCGCGAATAAGGGTTCCCAGCAATAGTAGATACAGGAGTATCACCCCCGTTTTCGATAACGTGTTTTTCATTACGTAGAATTTTAGAGTAACAGAATAGTCAATAGTCGATCGTCACTCATGCTGATCATTCTAAGCCAGGCACAGACCATTCCCCACCGCTTCCTAAGGAATCAGTTTTCATGGGCAACGTGCTTAGCAGAATGAAAAATGAGTCACAACTTCTTTAGTTTATTTCGAGTCTATACAATGGCCCTCCTTTTCCGGCAGTTAACGACTTGAGCTTTAATTATTCTTTTGGTTTTTCTTACAATTCCGGCTCGGGGCAATACAAGTTAAGTAGATTCGTTATAAATTGCAAACGATTGCATAAATTTAGAGAGAAGTTAGTAGTCCTTGATTAAAAAGGATTTCTACCGCTCATCACATAAATGGTGCAATCGGTTGAATAAATGAGTGTTATTATTTATTTTTAAAACTAGTTTTGGTTCATTGTTATGAAAAACACGTTACTGGTCTGTATTGTCCTGTTCCTCAGCGTTTGGGCAACAGCACAAAAGAAAGCTCAATGGCAATCCCTCTACAATGGTAAGGACCTCACAGGATGGAAAGAAGTAAATGGGACAGCTACCTATGAGGCTAAAAAAAATGAAATCGTGGGCACATCCGTCACGGGAAGCCCAAATTCCTTTCTCGCTACCGAAAAAGACTACGGTGATTTTATTTTAGAGCTGGAACTCAAGCTTGATGCGGAAATGAACTATGGTATTCAATTCCGTAGCGAAAGCAAAGCTGACTATAACAATGGTCGGGTACATGGTTATCAGATGGAAGTAGATCCCAGCGACAGAGCATGGAGCGGTGGCATTTATGATGAAGCACGTCGTGGATGGCTCTATCCATTAGATCTGAATCCAGCTGCGCAAAAGGCGTTCAAAAAGAAAGACTGGAACAAATACAGAATTGAGTGCAGAGGATCGGAGATCAGAACATGGATCAATGGCGTTGCTTGTGCACATGTGATCGACGACATGACCCTGAAAGGCTTCATCGCCCTACAGGTGCATCAGATCTACAAACCTGAAGATGCAGGCAAACAGATCCATTGGCGCAATATCCGTATTTTAGAAAACCCGGAAGCTTCACAATATTCTCCTTACGATAATGTTTATGTGGTGAATAATGTACCGAACTCAGTCTCTCCACAAGAGCAGAAAAACGGGTATTCATTAATATGGGATGGTAAAACATCCACAGGCTGGAGAAGAGTGAATAAACAAAACTTCCCCACCACCGGTTGGACTATTCAGGATGGTTTACTTACCATCCACCAGTCTACAGGTGATGAAGAAGGTTCAGGTGGTGACATCATCACTGACAAACAATACGGTGCTTTCGACCTGGAGTTCGATTTCAAACTGACAGAAGGTGCTAACAGCGGTGTGAAATACTTTGTAAAAGAAGACTATGACACCAAAGGAAAATCAGCCATAGGACTGGAATTCCAGGTACTGGACGATGAACGTCACCCCGATGCCAAGCTTGGCCGCGATGGAGACAGAACCCTCTCTTCATTATACGACCTCATCCCCAGGAAGAAAGATGTTAACCAAAATGCATTTAGAAAAATCGGTGAATGGAACCATGGCCGCGTCATTGTATATCCAAATAATCATGTGGAACATTGGCTGAATGGCATAAAGATGGTGGAGTATGAAAGAGGGTCAAAAGAATTTAAAGACCTCGTAGCGATTTCTAAATACAAAAATTGGAATAACTTTGGTCTTTGGCCAGAAGGACACATCTTACTCCAGGATCATGGAAACACTGTGTCATTCCGTAGCATAAAAATCAAAAATTTAAAATAGGTTAACAAGTTGATTTTGATTATTAACCTAATTTTGCAGCGGGTATTAAAGCCGAAGCCGTCCGTTGAATGAAAATTTCTAGTGAAACAAGGCTGAAACTTAAACGATTGAGTTTACAGCAATCATTTGAAAATGAGGAGAGTTGAGCTGATAAATACCTGATATTAATACGTTTTCATTGTTCACTGTTCTATATAAAACATTCCGATTCTTCGGAGTGTTTTTTTATTTTTAGCCCGTACACATCAACAAAATCTAAAGACACATGCTGTTTAAAAAACACTATCTCCTGCTGCCCTCGTTCCTGCTGGCAGTAGCTTGTGGTCAGCCTGGCAGGAAAACCGGTAATGGAGCCGATTCTCTACACCACCTCGTCCAGCAATATTACGATGACAGAATGGAATTGTTTCCGATGGAAGCAACTATGAATGGAGAACATCAGTATGATAGTCTCCTGCAAATAGACATCAGCGAACATTTCCGTCATCGCCTCGATAGCTTTTACACCAGCTACGAAACCGCGCTCAATAGTGTAGATACTGCAGGCCTTACACCCAATGACCTGATCAGTTATCTCATGTTGCAACGCGATCTTTCCTTAAGTAAGGAGCGACTGAAATTCCCTGATCACTACATGCCTTTTGATCAGTTCAGCGGCCTCACCTTAATGTTGCCTTTATTTGGTTCCGGTGCCAGCGCACAACCATTCAAAACGAATGATGACTATCGCCACTTCATGGCACGTATGAAATCCTTCTCTGAATGGGCTGACACTGCTATCGCCAATATGCGCAAAGGCATCGATGCAGGTGTGGTCTTACCTAAAACACTGGTAGTAAAAATCCTTCCTCAACTGGCAGACATCGCTAAGAAAGATACTGGCAACGTATTTTACGCTCCGTTGAAAACCCTGAAGGATACAGCACTGGCAGCTGAGTATAGAGCAAGTATCGAGCAGTACATACTCCCCTCCTATGCACGTCTGCATGACTTCATTGAAAAGGAATACCTGCCCAAAGCCCGTAGCACCAGCGGTTATGGTGCATTACCAAACGGTAAGGACTGGTATGCCCTCTACAGCAAATACTGGACAACAACAAACCTGAGTCCTGATGAAATCTTTGCAATCGGTGAAAAAGAAGTAGCCCGTATCAAAGGTGAAATGGAAAAGGTGATGACAGAAACAGGCTGGAAAGGTGACCTGCCATCATTCTTCACTTATATCAGAACAGATAAGAAGTTCAAAATCTTCTCCTCCCCCAAACAAATCCTGGATAGTTTTGCTGCTATCAAAGACAGGATAATGCCAAAGGTAAAAGAGATGTATGGCCACCTGCCTAAAACACCTTTTGAAATCAGGCAGACCGAAGCATTCCGCGCAGCCTCTGCAAGCGCAGAATACATGCAGGGAGCAGCTGATGGGTCAAGACCTGGTATCTTCTACGTGCCTATTCTGAATGCCAAAGAATTTGGTTACACAGGTATGCAATGCCTGTTTCTACACGAAGCAATACCCGGTCACCACTTCCAGATCTCCATCCAACAGGAGAACGATTCGTTGCCTAAATTCCGCAGATTTAACTGGATTGGCGCATATGGGGAAGGTTATGCACTTTATTGCGAAAGCCTTGGAAAAGAATTAGGAATATATACAGATCCTTACATGTACTTCGGCAGATTAAGCGATGAAATTCACCGTGCTATCAGACTCGTTGTGGACGTAGGTTTACATTACAAAGGTTGGACCCGTGAACAGGCTATCAGGTATATGCTTGATTATGAACCAACCAGTGAGCAGGAAGCCACCGCGGAAATTGAGCGCTATATGGCCTTGCCGGCACAGGCTTTGTCCTATAAAATTGGCGAAATGAAAATCCGCGAACTGAGGAACAAGTATACCGCTGAGTTGGGAAATAAATTTAACATCAAAGATTTCCACGATGAATTGTTGAAAGATGGCTGCGTACCATTAGATGTGTTGGAAGAAAAGATGGCAAGGAAATTCAAATAACACCATATTACCTTTTGCAGAGTGCAATCACCCTGCAAAAGGTAAATATTAAAATTAAATCTATACGCCCCAATTACTGCACAGCTTCCTGATAATCTGGATTTAACAATAAAAATATGTGCCCGCTTTGAGAAAAGATACTTAAATTTATAGTGGGAATTTTATTATTTCAGGGAACATGAACCATTAAGGTTTTAGGAACGTTGCCATATCACACAGAGACTCATCTATAACGAAAGCTATCCATTCAACGAGCCTTTTACCATTTTACATTTTTAAGATTTTCGCCTTATAAATTCACTGAGAGAAAGGAATTTTTTAACTTTTAAGCTGCCAGTATTATGTTTGACATGACCCTTAATTACTGCCTTGCTTTCCCTGCCGTAGTGAGGGAAGAGAAGTGGGATGATGATGTACGGTTTTCCGTAGGTGAAAAACTTTTTTGCATGATCTCAAAGACTTCACCACATCAGATTGCCCTGAAATGCAGGCTGGAGGATTTCCACCGCCTCATTTCCCAACCGGGTATCGTTCCGGCCCCTTATCTGGCCAGGTACCACTGGGTACAGATCAAACAATTGGATACATTACCTGTACCGCAATTACAGTCTTTATTACAGAATGCCTATGACCTGGTGGTAAATTCATTACCTCCGGAAGAAAGGGCGCAGATATTGCGGGAGCAAAGGGTATAGTACCCCTGGATTTTTTGTGGTAGGAAGGTTTGCGCCTGACGCTGGCAGCGTTGAGGAACTCCTGTATACTCCTGAAAATATTAAAAGCTTTTACCCATGCAGGTAAAAGCTTTTTTATTTGGTGGGTGGCCTGTGGCCGACATTTAAGAGAAGACGGTGTATATGATGTCATATAAACCAAATACTATCAGCGTACACGCAAATACTTTTTCAAGTAAAGGTGTCTTCATCTTCACAGCAGTTTTCGCCCCTAAATAAGATGATGGGATCGCTGTCACTGAAAGTAATAATGCAATATTCCAGTCGATATGCCCCAGGTACCAGTGCGCGATTGCCCCGGGAATAGAAAGTATAGCAGATAATACAATTGAACATGCCAATGCCTGCTTGATTGGCATCCTTAAACGCTTGATGAAGAAGCTGCTGAATAATACACCTCCCGCATTCGCTAACAAACCAGATAATAAACCAATACCGGTAGCAGCCAGGATCATTAATCCCTTGTGGAAATGCTGATCAGCTTCTACCTCCACATTCTTCTTCTTTAAGAAGGAAATCAACAATGTCGTACCTATGCTCATTATAAACAAGGCCGTACAGATCATCAGCGTTTCCCCTTTTAAGTAATGACTGAAAAAAGCGCCTACAACAGTTGCCGGTACACCAAATAATGCACCTAATCCAATCACACGTTTATCGAAAAGCTTTTCTTTACTATATACCGCAGTGGCAGAAATTGTACTCGTAATAGAAGCAGGTAATGGGGAAGCCAGGGCAAAAAATGGATTTACACCGGCAAAGATCTGTAGCGCTGGCGTACTCACTGCACTACCTCCCTTGCCCAGTAAACCGGAAAGATAACCCACGATCAATCCGATGGATAATATTACCCAATAATTAGTCTGTTGAAATAACGCAATCATATACAGGTTAGACACACTCCTGCCGGCTGGCAGGTCGTCGGTTGGTTTTGATGAATTTCCCTTTTTAGCAAATAAGTGTCGCGAACAAGCCAAAAGTACAGTGTTGGCGCAGGTTCAACAAAATTATCCGGGGTTCAGGCCATTACTAAAAGTTATGGGATATAACTTTATGTTATAATTCTGACAGTCGTGGCTTTAAGTGGGATATAGCCTACCAAGTCTAGGAAATATAGGCAGTCAGGGGATTTGGTAGGCAAATCCCCTGACTGCCATTTCTTATCTGAAAACAAGCCTTATTACAATTGAGAAATCAAATTACTTTATTGCATCGTTTTCCAGATCACATCGTAAATATCCACCGCTTCTACCGGCCTCGGCTCCTCTCCCTTTGCTGTGATCAATACCGGGTGATACTGACTATCTTCTGAAATCCGGCCATGAGAACCTTTTATTAAGGTCGCATCCAGCGGAATCACATTCATCAGGTAGCGGAAACCTAATTTCTTCTTCAGGAGCTTAAAACCTGCCTTCAATTTGATCAATGGATCAGCAGGATTCATAAACATCTCTACCGGATCATAACCCGGCTTACGATGTATATCCACCAGTCTCGCAAAGTCAGGCGCCTTTGCATCATCCAGCCAGTAATAATAAGTAAACCAGCTATTGGTATCTGCTACCAATACTAACTCACCACTTCTTGCATGATGCATATGATGTTTACGCTTGCCCTCACGATCCAGTACCAGCTGAATACCCGCTGTGTTTTCCACAATCGCTCTCACCTTTTTATATACAGACGGATCGTTCACATACACATGCGCTATCTGGTGATCTGCTACTACAAAAGCTTTTGAAGCCCCTGCATCCAGCAGTTCCAAACCACGTTCCTCTCTCACCGCGATCAAACCCTCCTGCCGGAAAGTACGATTCAGGTGAATAGGGTTATTCACATTCGTAATACCATATTCTGAAAGAATGATCACACGGGTATCCTTCTTTTCATAATGCGTGACCAGTTGTTTTACCACTTCATCTATCTCATGCAGTTCCTTACTGATGCGTGACAGATCCTGCCCGAATTTCTGTAAACAATAATCCAAATGAGGCAGATAGATCAAGGTCAAAGTAGGATCATACAAATCATCCGTCATCACAGATGCATCGGCAATCCACTGTGTTGATTTGATGTTCGCACCCGGCCCCCAGAACTGAAACAAGGGGAAAGTGCCTAACTCTTTTTGCAGATGATCACGCAGTGATGATGGATGTGCATAACAATCCGGTGCCTTACGGCCATCAGATAAATACTGTGGACGAGGTGTCACAGAATAATCTGCGCTGGAATACATGTTATACCACCAAAACATTTTGGATACCGTAAAGGAAGGATCTATCTTCCTGGCCCGCTCCCATATCTTTGGTGCTTCTACCAGCTTGTTTGATTGCTTCCAGAATTTCACTTCACAATCCTGACGGTCATACCAGCCATTACCAACAATGCCATGCTCCGCAGGCCATTGTCCGGTGACATAAGTACTCTGAACCGCTGTGGTGACTGCAGGCACCATAGGTTTAATTGTGCGCAACTGGTGCTGCTGTACATACGCCTTCAAAAAAGGGGTATGCTCTCCAATCAGAGAGGAGGAGAGTCCTACGACATCAATAACAACTGTCTTTTTCATGATCGTTGAGCCATTCTTAGGATATAATTCGTGCTCAAATCTATACTTCCTTTTTCTGAATTCCAAGCTGTTGCATTACCCAGCCCACTTCACGCGAAACGGATTGATCCATAGGAAGTTTTAACTCAGCAGGCAGTACACCCCAGGTATAGGTTTCTACCTCCATGTGCTGCGTGAATAACTGTTCCCTTTGTAATTGCAGTACATCACGAATATCAGACTGTGTACTAAATAAGCGTTCGTAGTGTTCTAAAAATACAGGAACATGGAAATGTGAACGCCACTCTACCACCTCCTTGTTATTCACATCCTCCAGTGCCTGTGGCAGATCCGGATAATGCATAAAACCACCCTTGGCTTTCCTGGCAATTACCTGGTGTAGGTAAGTCGGTTCATTGAATGCACTGAATGCCTGTGCCACCGCATTTCTCTCCGCAATATCTTCCGGCATAGCGGCTTTGAGAGCTGCACTGATCTGCAGCTTGCCTACTTTCAATCCATACTCCTCCAACCTGCCTAATACAAAAGAAGGAGATTCATATACTAACGCGAAATGGCATACGTCATAACACAACTGAATATGCCTTTTAATAGCAGCACCAGCTTCTTTTTCTGTCATATCAAACTGATCCAGCAGATAGTTGATACCTAATGGCATCAGGTAGGCAAAATACCAGTCAATGTACTCCTGCATATTCTCCATCAATCCATCCGGCTCAGGCTCAATATCCAGGTGCATAACTGGACCACCTGCACGATGTATACGTACTAACTGCCCTAATACCTGGAGCATATTCAAAGTAGCATCTTCCATAGCAGCTTCCAGGTCATCATGCCACAATTTGTACGACAACGGAGCAGTAGAGATTCCTCCTTCCATACCTGCCGGCAACAAAGCAGCCAGAATGCGGAATAGCCGTGAGGTGTACTCCACACGCTCAGCAGTGGTCCAGTCAGGTGCATGTACCTGGTCCTTTACCACAGTATGATGAAAGCCTCCGTAAGGGAAACCATTCAT
This window of the Chitinophaga sancti genome carries:
- the eboE gene encoding metabolite traffic protein EboE; translated protein: MQTITGHLSYCTNIHPGETWPDHFAQLQRYIPAIKSAVSPDRAFGIGLRLANTASLELSKETNLLAFKHWLEEQNCYVFTMNGFPYGGFHHTVVKDQVHAPDWTTAERVEYTSRLFRILAALLPAGMEGGISTAPLSYKLWHDDLEAAMEDATLNMLQVLGQLVRIHRAGGPVMHLDIEPEPDGLMENMQEYIDWYFAYLMPLGINYLLDQFDMTEKEAGAAIKRHIQLCYDVCHFALVYESPSFVLGRLEEYGLKVGKLQISAALKAAMPEDIAERNAVAQAFSAFNEPTYLHQVIARKAKGGFMHYPDLPQALEDVNNKEVVEWRSHFHVPVFLEHYERLFSTQSDIRDVLQLQREQLFTQHMEVETYTWGVLPAELKLPMDQSVSREVGWVMQQLGIQKKEV
- a CDS encoding sulfite exporter TauE/SafE family protein; translated protein: MIALFQQTNYWVILSIGLIVGYLSGLLGKGGSAVSTPALQIFAGVNPFFALASPLPASITSTISATAVYSKEKLFDKRVIGLGALFGVPATVVGAFFSHYLKGETLMICTALFIMSIGTTLLISFLKKKNVEVEADQHFHKGLMILAATGIGLLSGLLANAGGVLFSSFFIKRLRMPIKQALACSIVLSAILSIPGAIAHWYLGHIDWNIALLLSVTAIPSSYLGAKTAVKMKTPLLEKVFACTLIVFGLYDIIYTVFS
- a CDS encoding MmcQ/YjbR family DNA-binding protein — its product is MTLNYCLAFPAVVREEKWDDDVRFSVGEKLFCMISKTSPHQIALKCRLEDFHRLISQPGIVPAPYLARYHWVQIKQLDTLPVPQLQSLLQNAYDLVVNSLPPEERAQILREQRV
- a CDS encoding alkaline phosphatase family protein, translated to MKKTVVIDVVGLSSSLIGEHTPFLKAYVQQHQLRTIKPMVPAVTTAVQSTYVTGQWPAEHGIVGNGWYDRQDCEVKFWKQSNKLVEAPKIWERARKIDPSFTVSKMFWWYNMYSSADYSVTPRPQYLSDGRKAPDCYAHPSSLRDHLQKELGTFPLFQFWGPGANIKSTQWIADASVMTDDLYDPTLTLIYLPHLDYCLQKFGQDLSRISKELHEIDEVVKQLVTHYEKKDTRVIILSEYGITNVNNPIHLNRTFRQEGLIAVREERGLELLDAGASKAFVVADHQIAHVYVNDPSVYKKVRAIVENTAGIQLVLDREGKRKHHMHHARSGELVLVADTNSWFTYYYWLDDAKAPDFARLVDIHRKPGYDPVEMFMNPADPLIKLKAGFKLLKKKLGFRYLMNVIPLDATLIKGSHGRISEDSQYHPVLITAKGEEPRPVEAVDIYDVIWKTMQ
- a CDS encoding 3-keto-disaccharide hydrolase, with protein sequence MKNTLLVCIVLFLSVWATAQKKAQWQSLYNGKDLTGWKEVNGTATYEAKKNEIVGTSVTGSPNSFLATEKDYGDFILELELKLDAEMNYGIQFRSESKADYNNGRVHGYQMEVDPSDRAWSGGIYDEARRGWLYPLDLNPAAQKAFKKKDWNKYRIECRGSEIRTWINGVACAHVIDDMTLKGFIALQVHQIYKPEDAGKQIHWRNIRILENPEASQYSPYDNVYVVNNVPNSVSPQEQKNGYSLIWDGKTSTGWRRVNKQNFPTTGWTIQDGLLTIHQSTGDEEGSGGDIITDKQYGAFDLEFDFKLTEGANSGVKYFVKEDYDTKGKSAIGLEFQVLDDERHPDAKLGRDGDRTLSSLYDLIPRKKDVNQNAFRKIGEWNHGRVIVYPNNHVEHWLNGIKMVEYERGSKEFKDLVAISKYKNWNNFGLWPEGHILLQDHGNTVSFRSIKIKNLK
- a CDS encoding DUF885 domain-containing protein: MLFKKHYLLLPSFLLAVACGQPGRKTGNGADSLHHLVQQYYDDRMELFPMEATMNGEHQYDSLLQIDISEHFRHRLDSFYTSYETALNSVDTAGLTPNDLISYLMLQRDLSLSKERLKFPDHYMPFDQFSGLTLMLPLFGSGASAQPFKTNDDYRHFMARMKSFSEWADTAIANMRKGIDAGVVLPKTLVVKILPQLADIAKKDTGNVFYAPLKTLKDTALAAEYRASIEQYILPSYARLHDFIEKEYLPKARSTSGYGALPNGKDWYALYSKYWTTTNLSPDEIFAIGEKEVARIKGEMEKVMTETGWKGDLPSFFTYIRTDKKFKIFSSPKQILDSFAAIKDRIMPKVKEMYGHLPKTPFEIRQTEAFRAASASAEYMQGAADGSRPGIFYVPILNAKEFGYTGMQCLFLHEAIPGHHFQISIQQENDSLPKFRRFNWIGAYGEGYALYCESLGKELGIYTDPYMYFGRLSDEIHRAIRLVVDVGLHYKGWTREQAIRYMLDYEPTSEQEATAEIERYMALPAQALSYKIGEMKIRELRNKYTAELGNKFNIKDFHDELLKDGCVPLDVLEEKMARKFK
- a CDS encoding SusC/RagA family TonB-linked outer membrane protein, whose translation is MKNTLSKTGVILLYLLLLGTLIRAQQLVNLSGRVTSPDGNPVIGATVAVKGKSTGTVTDAMGAYKLKVSPGATIVISFIGYLQQEIPVNNRTTLDVKLAEDNKKLEEVVVVGYGQQKKKDVTGSIASISSKAIMEVPVTNAQQALQGRTPGIDVINNSAKPGDEPRVRVRGTRSLSAGNDPLYVVDGIPFAGAMNDINPSDISSMDILKDASATAIYGSRGANGVVLITSRKGKSASRPVVSYSGIYGYVHALGRTDMMDSQQYIEMKREAYRTTGTYDDNNPAAADAKIFNTTELANIKRGVNTDWQDLLISSGWQTRHSLGVSGGTDKTRYSVTGGYFKDQGVLKLQSYERYNLHVAVDQEIGKRITVGTSMSAAYSTRKGSSYNGMGDALKMLPIADPYDANGHLITYPTGDNQQPNALLNYVPGNRVENLYHLRFFNSLYGEVAILDGLKYRLNVGTDLQQNNYGLFLGKNSTDLLIGGGDATATKQSQFVWAYTIENLLTYNKTFHEKHNLGVTALYSVQRQREDSSSASVRGIPVEWQEYYGLGQAANVTGIGSSLGTWTILSYMGRVNYGYDDRYLVTLTVRADGSSRFAPGHKWGYFPSVALGWNITKERFMQGTGFFDNLKLRASYGKIGNTGIPPYATQGLLGRTTYAFNNKGTLGYSPILLRNPNLTWETTTSTNIGLDFSVLKGRISGTVDVYKQKTTDLLLQKFLPYSNGFDYVLENTGVTQNKGIEIGLSTVNIETKSGFSWTMDVNFFVNREKILALGEGKTQDVGNGWFVGQPTYVYYDYKKVGIWQTEEAAQVYKQHQGEIQLADVNGDKAITDKDRVILGSSQPKWSGGMTQRFSYKGFDFSVVAFARMGSMIKSDFYATYNTLFGRYNNLDVEYFTPSHPSNAFPRPNSNQERPNNYNTLSYFDGSYFKIRNIGLGYSLPKKLMDRWQMESVRFSVDVKQPLIIAPYRQKWKGIDPEDVNLIGIDAPATWMLQFGVNATF